GGAGAACGTGCCGATCCGGTCCTCCTGGCCGTCGGGGGTGTAGAGCACCAGCTTCACGTCCTGGGCCGGGGGCCGCACCTCGATCCACCGGGGCCCGCCCTCGGGGCCCATCGGCTCGTCCCGCACCAGCTCGAAGCCCATCGTCTCGGTCCAGAACCGCTTCGCCGCGTCCTGGTCCCTGCAGTAGATGCCCACCGAGTACACGGTCGCCGCCATCGGCCCCTCCGTCGTCGTCCACTCTTCCTAATCGGAACAGTAGGTTGGCGGCGATGGCCGGCGC
The DNA window shown above is from Acidimicrobiales bacterium and carries:
- a CDS encoding VOC family protein, whose protein sequence is MAATVYSVGIYCRDQDAAKRFWTETMGFELVRDEPMGPEGGPRWIEVRPPAQDVKLVLYTPDGQEDRIGTFSNVLFEVDDVNALYEELTGKGVVFAGPPEKAPWGRWWAQFQDPDGNSYGLGADIVD